The proteins below come from a single Bartonella schoenbuchensis R1 genomic window:
- a CDS encoding NADH:ubiquinone oxidoreductase subunit NDUFA12, which translates to MAGFLKQTFTWWNGNTINTRFFTWLKGKRVGEDQLGNVYYEGGYHKDGYPRRWVIYKDYSEASSIPPGWHGWIHHRCNTPPTEENYQSHEWEKPHISNMTGTSKAYRPKGSIGYNDEHIVRKDYHAWSPKK; encoded by the coding sequence TTTTTTAAAACAAACCTTTACATGGTGGAATGGTAATACTATCAACACACGTTTTTTTACGTGGCTCAAAGGTAAGCGTGTAGGGGAAGATCAGTTAGGAAATGTTTATTATGAAGGTGGTTATCATAAGGATGGTTATCCACGCCGTTGGGTGATTTATAAAGATTATTCTGAAGCCTCTAGCATTCCTCCAGGTTGGCATGGTTGGATTCATCATCGTTGTAATACACCACCTACGGAAGAAAATTATCAATCGCATGAATGGGAAAAGCCCCATATTTCAAACATGACAGGGACAAGCAAAGCTTATCGGCCAAAAGGTTCTATTGGCTATAATGATGAACATATTGTTCGTAAGGATTATCATGCATGGTCACCTAAAAAATAA
- a CDS encoding DUF2155 domain-containing protein, with amino-acid sequence MKFFLQLEVRRLFCAYLIGIIVILSSVNGVQAERVSNAVVVFAGLDKITGRTIRFEVSIGEVYQYGALRVTPRVCYTSSEGEPTRTNGFVEVDEITLNKEMRRIFTGWMFADSPGLNAVEHPIYDIWLKDCKQNSDIPSVQ; translated from the coding sequence ATGAAGTTTTTCCTACAGTTAGAAGTAAGACGTCTTTTTTGTGCTTATTTAATAGGAATTATAGTAATTTTGTCCTCCGTTAATGGTGTGCAAGCTGAACGTGTTAGCAATGCAGTTGTTGTTTTTGCAGGTCTTGATAAGATTACTGGCCGGACCATTCGTTTTGAAGTTTCTATTGGTGAAGTTTATCAATATGGTGCTTTACGAGTAACACCGCGGGTGTGCTATACAAGTTCTGAAGGTGAACCAACTCGCACTAACGGTTTTGTTGAAGTAGATGAAATAACATTAAATAAAGAAATGCGACGTATTTTTACAGGATGGATGTTTGCAGATAGTCCTGGTTTGAATGCTGTAGAGCACCCTATCTACGATATATGGTTAAAAGATTGCAAACAGAATTCTGATATTCCTTCAGTTCAATAA
- a CDS encoding rhomboid family intramembrane serine protease: MWDFVPQHNNSPLLSKQLKEPLFNVPFIIIVLIAFCFFGYIIPQYFLSDQLYMRSLILFSFIPVFFQAEPLMFCYTIVSYSFMHGSFGHIAMNMVWLLVFGSPLAKHFGNLRFLLFWMLTAGISALTYFIFHQDSMVPLVGASGAISGMMGAIARYGFFIVFNSNIHNERFLGPVWPIKKALRSKTVLVYIGMWLIINCLTGIFPYLFGDSDILIAWEAHVGGLISGFILISFFDSPWKKSKINV, from the coding sequence ATGTGGGATTTTGTTCCTCAACATAATAACTCTCCGTTATTATCAAAACAACTTAAAGAACCATTATTCAATGTTCCATTTATTATAATTGTTTTGATAGCGTTTTGTTTTTTCGGTTATATTATTCCTCAATATTTCCTTTCTGATCAGCTATATATGAGAAGTCTTATTCTTTTTTCGTTTATACCTGTGTTTTTTCAAGCTGAGCCTTTAATGTTTTGCTACACCATTGTTAGTTACTCATTCATGCATGGCAGTTTTGGGCATATTGCTATGAACATGGTTTGGCTTTTAGTTTTTGGGTCTCCTTTAGCAAAGCATTTCGGTAATTTACGTTTTTTGCTTTTTTGGATGTTAACAGCAGGTATTTCTGCGTTGACCTATTTTATTTTTCATCAAGATAGTATGGTACCACTTGTTGGGGCTTCTGGCGCAATTTCTGGAATGATGGGCGCTATTGCGCGTTATGGTTTTTTTATTGTCTTTAATTCCAATATACACAATGAGAGATTTTTAGGTCCTGTTTGGCCTATCAAGAAAGCACTTCGTTCAAAGACTGTTCTTGTTTATATTGGTATGTGGCTTATAATTAACTGTCTCACAGGTATATTTCCATATCTATTTGGAGACAGTGATATTTTAATAGCATGGGAAGCTCATGTTGGTGGACTTATTTCAGGTTTTATATTGATTAGTTTTTTTGATAGTCCATGGAAAAAATCAAAAATTAATGTTTAA
- a CDS encoding TrmH family RNA methyltransferase, whose amino-acid sequence MKEKISKNSYFPHPRRQYRDIKSATRVSSTHLKHRSAPLIQGTVYLYGIHSVKEALKNPKRVFNHLYATPNALKRLNITESDVPCPLKLYPPKKLDTLVGKDAVHQGVVLETEVLKPRHLSELTNTNLIIVMDQITDPHNVGAIMRSAVAFKAGAIITTYRHSPQESGVLAKAASGALELIDYITVRNLAEALKEIHQAGFNSLGLDSEGELPLETALTGKKIALILGAEGKGLRKKTRETVHSLARLNIPGDIKSLNVSNAAAIALYAAHNYLKH is encoded by the coding sequence ATGAAAGAAAAAATATCTAAAAATTCTTATTTTCCTCATCCTCGTCGCCAATATCGCGATATAAAAAGCGCCACTCGTGTGTCTTCAACACACCTAAAGCACCGATCTGCTCCATTAATACAAGGTACAGTTTACCTTTATGGTATCCATTCAGTTAAAGAAGCACTTAAAAATCCCAAGAGAGTTTTCAATCATCTCTATGCTACACCCAATGCCTTAAAACGATTAAATATAACCGAATCAGACGTGCCTTGTCCTTTAAAACTATACCCACCTAAAAAACTTGATACGCTTGTTGGAAAAGACGCAGTTCATCAAGGTGTTGTCTTAGAAACTGAAGTTCTAAAACCACGACATTTATCTGAACTTACAAATACTAACCTTATCATTGTAATGGATCAAATTACCGATCCACATAATGTTGGCGCTATTATGCGTTCTGCAGTTGCATTTAAAGCTGGAGCAATTATCACCACTTATCGTCATTCACCACAAGAAAGCGGTGTGCTTGCCAAAGCAGCTTCTGGAGCTTTAGAGCTTATCGATTACATTACCGTACGAAACCTTGCTGAAGCACTTAAAGAGATTCATCAAGCAGGTTTTAATAGCCTTGGGCTTGATTCAGAAGGTGAATTGCCTTTAGAGACAGCATTAACAGGTAAAAAAATTGCTCTTATCCTAGGAGCAGAAGGCAAAGGTTTGCGCAAGAAAACACGCGAGACTGTTCACTCATTAGCACGCCTTAATATACCTGGAGATATTAAATCATTAAATGTATCGAATGCAGCAGCAATAGCACTTTATGCGGCTCATAATTATCTTAAACATTAA
- the tuf gene encoding elongation factor Tu, whose protein sequence is MAKSKFERTKPHVNIGTIGHVDHGKTSLTAAITKYFGEFKAYDQIDAAPEERARGITISTAHVEYETEQRHYAHVDCPGHADYVKNMITGAAQMDGAILVVSAADGPMPQTREHILLARQVGVPAIVVFLNKVDQVDDAELLELVELEVRELLSKYDFPGDDIPIIKGSALAALEDSDKSIGEDAVRRLMNEVDNYIPTPERPVDQPFLMPIEDVFSISGRGTVVTGRVERGIIKVGEEIEIIGIRPTSKTTVTGVEMFRKLLDQGQAGDNIGALLRGIDREGIERGQVLAKPGSVTPHTKFKAEAYILTKDEGGRHTPFFTNYRPQFYFRTTDVTGIVTLPEGTEMVMPGDNVAMDVSLIVPIAMEEKLRFAIREGGRTVGAGIVSKIIE, encoded by the coding sequence ATGGCAAAGAGCAAATTTGAACGTACGAAGCCGCATGTTAATATAGGAACGATAGGTCACGTTGACCATGGTAAGACGTCATTAACAGCTGCGATTACGAAATATTTTGGTGAATTTAAAGCGTATGACCAAATTGATGCGGCGCCTGAGGAGCGTGCTCGTGGAATTACCATTTCAACAGCGCATGTTGAATATGAGACAGAGCAACGTCACTATGCGCATGTTGATTGTCCAGGCCATGCGGATTATGTGAAGAACATGATCACAGGTGCTGCACAAATGGATGGGGCGATTTTGGTTGTTTCAGCAGCTGATGGCCCGATGCCTCAGACACGTGAGCATATTTTGTTAGCACGTCAGGTTGGTGTTCCTGCGATTGTAGTTTTTTTAAATAAGGTTGATCAGGTTGATGATGCTGAGCTTTTAGAGCTTGTTGAGCTTGAAGTTCGTGAGCTTCTTTCGAAATATGACTTCCCTGGTGATGATATACCGATAATTAAGGGTTCTGCGTTAGCAGCTCTTGAGGATTCAGATAAAAGTATAGGTGAAGATGCAGTTCGTCGTTTGATGAATGAGGTTGATAATTATATCCCAACGCCTGAGCGTCCGGTTGATCAACCATTTTTGATGCCTATAGAAGATGTTTTTTCGATTTCTGGACGTGGAACGGTTGTAACGGGTCGTGTTGAGCGTGGAATTATTAAAGTTGGTGAAGAAATCGAGATTATAGGTATTCGCCCGACTTCTAAGACGACGGTTACAGGTGTTGAAATGTTCCGTAAGCTTTTAGATCAAGGTCAGGCAGGTGATAATATTGGTGCATTGCTTCGTGGTATTGATCGTGAAGGTATTGAGCGTGGACAAGTTTTGGCGAAGCCTGGTTCTGTTACGCCGCATACCAAGTTTAAAGCTGAGGCTTATATTTTGACGAAAGATGAAGGGGGTCGTCATACACCGTTTTTCACGAATTATCGTCCACAGTTTTATTTCCGCACCACGGATGTGACAGGAATTGTTACGCTTCCGGAAGGTACGGAAATGGTTATGCCGGGTGATAATGTTGCAATGGATGTTTCTTTGATTGTTCCGATTGCAATGGAAGAGAAGCTTCGTTTCGCTATCCGTGAAGGGGGGCGTACTGTCGGAGCTGGTATCGTTTCTAAGATTATTGAATAA
- the secE gene encoding preprotein translocase subunit SecE yields the protein MASKTNPITFFKQVFAETAKVKWPTRRETVVSTVIVLVLAAFASIFFFVVDQVINFGVWQGIDLLKYLFGR from the coding sequence ATGGCGTCTAAAACCAATCCCATTACTTTTTTTAAGCAGGTTTTTGCGGAAACAGCTAAAGTAAAATGGCCTACGCGGCGTGAAACAGTAGTCTCTACTGTTATAGTATTGGTGTTGGCGGCGTTTGCTTCGATTTTCTTTTTTGTTGTGGATCAGGTTATAAATTTTGGTGTGTGGCAAGGTATTGATCTTCTAAAGTACCTTTTTGGTCGATAG
- the nusG gene encoding transcription termination/antitermination protein NusG, which translates to MAARWYIVQAYSNFEKKVAEAIEKEAKQKGLDHLFEKIFVPTERVVEVRRGRRVDSERKFFPGYVLVCAELTDEVYHLIKNTPKVTGFLGSDARPVPISDREIEHILKQVQEGVESPKSSILFEVGEQVRVADGPFVSFNGIVQEVEEERSRLKVEVIIFGRPTPVDLEFSQVEKL; encoded by the coding sequence GTGGCTGCTCGTTGGTATATTGTTCAAGCGTATTCAAACTTTGAAAAAAAAGTAGCGGAAGCTATTGAAAAAGAAGCAAAACAAAAAGGGCTTGATCATTTATTTGAAAAGATTTTTGTTCCAACTGAGCGTGTTGTTGAGGTTCGTCGGGGTCGTAGGGTTGATTCTGAGCGTAAATTTTTTCCGGGTTATGTTTTGGTTTGTGCCGAATTAACAGATGAGGTTTATCACCTCATTAAAAATACTCCTAAAGTAACAGGTTTTCTGGGTTCGGATGCACGGCCTGTTCCTATTTCTGATCGGGAGATTGAGCATATTCTTAAACAGGTACAAGAAGGTGTTGAGTCTCCTAAATCTTCCATTTTGTTTGAGGTTGGTGAGCAGGTCCGGGTAGCTGATGGGCCTTTTGTTTCGTTTAATGGTATTGTTCAAGAGGTTGAAGAAGAGCGCTCTCGTCTTAAGGTTGAGGTGATAATTTTTGGGCGTCCTACACCTGTTGATTTAGAATTTAGTCAGGTTGAAAAGCTCTGA
- the rplK gene encoding 50S ribosomal protein L11 — translation MAKKNAGQLKLQVPAGAASPSPPIGPALGQRGINIMEFCKAFNAATQEMEKGAPIPVIITYYQDKSFTFSLKTPPVSFFLKKEANLKSGSKEPGKVSAGTISRDKIHLIAEAKMKDLNANDIEAAMRMVEGSARSMGLEVVG, via the coding sequence ATGGCAAAAAAAAATGCAGGGCAGCTAAAATTGCAGGTTCCAGCGGGGGCGGCTAGTCCTTCTCCTCCAATTGGACCTGCTCTTGGTCAGCGTGGTATCAATATTATGGAATTCTGTAAGGCGTTTAATGCGGCTACGCAGGAAATGGAAAAGGGGGCTCCGATTCCAGTAATTATTACTTATTATCAAGATAAGTCTTTTACGTTTTCTCTAAAAACTCCTCCTGTATCATTTTTCTTGAAGAAAGAGGCAAATTTGAAATCTGGTTCAAAAGAGCCTGGTAAGGTATCTGCAGGGACTATTTCTCGTGATAAGATTCACTTGATTGCGGAAGCAAAAATGAAAGATCTTAATGCAAATGACATTGAAGCGGCGATGCGTATGGTTGAAGGTTCTGCTCGCTCGATGGGTTTAGAAGTCGTAGGCTAA
- the rplA gene encoding 50S ribosomal protein L1 — MVKVAKRIKKIREGIDFDKLYALTDAVSMVKERAIAKFDETIEISMNLGVDPRHADQMVRGVAHLPNGTGRNIRVAVFARGDKAEEAKAAGADIVGAEDLFETINAGVIDFDRCIATPDMMPLVGRLGKVLGPRSLMPNPKVGTVTLDVAAAVKASKGGAVEFRVEKAGIVHAGIGKASFGVDQIVENIKAFADTVTKAKPQGAKGEYIKRVAVSSTMGVGVKIDPATVCAE; from the coding sequence ATGGTAAAAGTAGCAAAGAGAATAAAAAAAATTCGTGAAGGTATTGATTTTGATAAACTCTATGCCTTAACAGATGCTGTTTCAATGGTTAAAGAGCGTGCGATTGCTAAGTTCGATGAAACAATTGAGATTTCGATGAACTTAGGTGTTGATCCTCGTCATGCGGATCAAATGGTTAGAGGTGTTGCTCATTTACCTAATGGGACAGGAAGAAATATCCGTGTTGCTGTTTTTGCACGTGGTGACAAGGCTGAAGAAGCTAAGGCTGCTGGTGCTGATATTGTAGGTGCTGAAGATTTATTTGAGACTATTAATGCTGGGGTTATTGACTTTGATCGTTGTATTGCAACGCCAGATATGATGCCTCTTGTTGGTCGTCTTGGTAAAGTTCTTGGTCCGCGGAGTTTGATGCCAAATCCAAAGGTTGGTACTGTAACGCTTGATGTTGCTGCTGCTGTTAAAGCTTCTAAAGGTGGTGCTGTTGAGTTTCGTGTTGAAAAAGCTGGTATTGTACATGCTGGTATTGGTAAGGCTTCTTTTGGGGTTGATCAAATCGTGGAAAATATTAAAGCTTTCGCTGATACAGTTACTAAAGCTAAGCCGCAAGGTGCAAAAGGTGAATATATTAAGCGAGTTGCAGTTTCTTCAACAATGGGAGTTGGGGTTAAGATTGATCCTGCAACAGTTTGTGCAGAGTAG
- the rplJ gene encoding 50S ribosomal protein L10 encodes MDRAEKREFVTWLNEAFQKSGSVIVAHYSGLTVSQMNDLRSKMSEAGGAIKVAKNRLAKIALQGTDSESMRDLFTGQTLIAYSEDPITAPKVAVDFAKTNEQFVILGGSMGATSLSVDAVKSLASLPSLNELRAKLVGMISTPATRVAQVVNAPASQVARVVGAYAQEGQAA; translated from the coding sequence GTGGATAGAGCGGAAAAACGCGAATTTGTCACGTGGCTTAACGAGGCTTTTCAAAAGTCTGGTTCTGTCATTGTTGCGCATTATTCTGGTTTAACGGTTTCGCAGATGAACGATCTTCGTTCAAAAATGAGCGAAGCAGGTGGTGCTATTAAAGTTGCCAAAAACCGCCTTGCTAAAATTGCCCTTCAAGGCACGGATTCTGAATCAATGAGAGATCTGTTTACTGGGCAGACGCTTATTGCTTATTCAGAAGATCCGATTACAGCACCGAAAGTTGCTGTTGATTTTGCAAAAACAAATGAGCAATTTGTCATCCTTGGTGGTTCAATGGGTGCAACAAGTTTGAGTGTTGATGCTGTGAAATCATTAGCTTCGTTGCCTTCATTAAACGAATTGCGGGCAAAGCTTGTAGGTATGATTTCCACTCCTGCAACTCGTGTTGCTCAGGTTGTCAATGCTCCTGCGAGTCAAGTTGCGCGTGTTGTTGGTGCATATGCTCAGGAGGGCCAAGCGGCTTAG
- the rplL gene encoding 50S ribosomal protein L7/L12: MADLTKIVEDLSNLTVLEAAELSKLLEEKWGVSAAAPVAVAAVGGGAAPAAEEKTDFDVVLVDGGAQKINVIKEVRALTGLGLKEAKDLVEGAPKSIKEGVSKDEAEKIKTQLEAAGAKVELK, from the coding sequence ATGGCTGATCTAACAAAGATCGTAGAAGATCTTTCTAACCTTACTGTTTTAGAGGCTGCTGAGCTTTCAAAATTACTTGAGGAAAAATGGGGTGTTTCCGCTGCTGCTCCTGTGGCGGTTGCTGCTGTTGGTGGTGGAGCTGCTCCAGCTGCTGAAGAAAAAACAGATTTCGATGTTGTTCTTGTTGATGGTGGTGCTCAAAAAATTAATGTTATTAAAGAAGTTCGTGCTCTTACTGGTCTTGGTCTTAAGGAAGCAAAGGACTTGGTTGAAGGGGCGCCTAAGTCTATTAAAGAAGGTGTTTCGAAAGACGAAGCAGAAAAAATTAAAACTCAGCTCGAAGCAGCAGGTGCTAAGGTTGAGCTTAAATAG